One Sphaeramia orbicularis chromosome 21, fSphaOr1.1, whole genome shotgun sequence DNA window includes the following coding sequences:
- the sowahca gene encoding ankyrin repeat domain-containing protein SOWAHC isoform X1 encodes MASQRAERAVLEFLMERGGRVQQMELMEHFRSISGQNDSSEEGVDSEILKRVVDTVGFVKVEDGVKFVCLNAEGHAEAVMRADTDDHGHAECNGNIQDTLDDYVNGNPDNGQQTEASSPPVSSLDNDKQSNDNERPEAPSQNNTTSTETPASGGGGEVKLRDRRRRESAPVIGTSDLDQAHPGGSHSQQIRGLRRVSKGSQRAMLTSCLSEDSGFEGLDAIGDINTPKGSRRNFIELMMSSSPQVRRSLINRGSRLRDSVKSDGDSASLLSSATDEDCASVTLDPLEHEWMLCASDGLWESLQPLLAVEPSLVVKRDFVTGFTCLHWAAKQGKAELLSQLLAFAKENAVPVNVNIRSSAGYTPLHLAAMHGHTQVVRVLLSDWEADPEARDYSGRRAIQYLPPPLAADLQEEGVVTSPGTESDSENANGGSGWGRGWRFPRVLQGNLNPLRLLNPPAEAAEDGNGAGKTKGGMQRKSSLSRLNARLHRGRHRAQIIHSASFRDTGEVGRGEDLPSSPLRTRPLSNLFG; translated from the exons ATGGCCTCTCAGCGCGCGGAGCGAGCCGTGTTGGAGTTCCTGATGGAGAGAGGAGGGAGGGTCCAACAGATGGAGCTGATGGAGCATTTCCGATCAATTTCGGGACAAAATGACTCATCGGAGGAAGGGGTGGACAGCGAGATACTAAAACGCGTCGTGGACACCGTGGGCTTCGTTAAAGTGGAGGACGGTGTGAAATTCGTGTGTTTAAACGCGGAGGGGCACGCGGAGGCAGTGATGCGCGCGGACACAGACGACCACGGTCACGCGGAGTGTAATGGGAACATCCAAGACACACTGGACGACTATGTCAACGGCAACCCTGACAACGGACAGCAAACAG AGGCATCCAGTCCACCAGTCTCCAGCCTTGACAATGACAAACAGTCAAATGACAACGAGCGACCCGAAGCCCCCTCTCAGAATAATACGACCAGCACTGAGACTCCTGCATCTGGTGGAGGAGGGGAGGTGAAGCTAAGAGACAGGAGGAGGCGGGAGTCGGCCCCGGTGATCGGGACGTCTGACCTGGACCAGGCGCATCCAGGAGGGTCCCACAGCCAGCAGATTAGAGGCCTGCGTAGGGTGTCCAAAGGGTCCCAGCGGGCCATGCTGACCAGCTGCCTATCAGAGGACAGCGGTTTTGAGGGGTTGGATGCTATCGGGGATATTAACACCCCCAAAGGAAGTCGGAGGAACTTCATAGAGCTGATGATGAGTAGTTCTCCTCAG gTTAGGAGATCTCTTATTAACCGAGGCTCACGTCTCCGAGATTCCGTGAAGAGTGACGGTGACTCAGCATCTCTGCTCTCTTCAGCCACCGATGAGGACTGTGCCTCGGTGACCCTGGACCCACTGGAGCACGAGTGGATGCTGTGTGCGTCCGACGGCCTGTGGGAAAGTCTGCAGCCCCTGTTGGCCGTAGAACCCAGCTTAGTGGTCAAAAGAGACTTTGTGACGGGCTTTACCTGCCTCCACTGGGCTGCGAAGCAGGGCAAAGCTGAGCTGCTCTCCCAGCTGCTAGCCTTCGCCAAGGAGAACGCCGTACCCGTGAATGTAAATATCAGATCAAGTGCTGGATACACGCCACTGCACCTGGCAGCCATGCATGGACACACACAG gtggttCGCGTGTTGCTGTCAGACTGGGAGGCGGACCCCGAGGCTCGAGACTACAGCGGGAGGCGAGCCATCCAGTACCTCCCCCCACCGCTGGCCGCAGACCTACAGGAGGAGGGGGTGGTCACCTCACCTGGGACTGAGTCCGACAGTGAAAACGCAAACGGCGGAAGCGGCTGGGGGCGTGGCTGGCGTTTTCCCAGAGTTCTGCAGGGTAATCTGAACCCACTGCGGCTGCTGAACCCACCGGCCGAGGCGGCGGAGGATGGGAACGGGGCCGGGAAGACCAAAGGAGGGATGCAGAGGAAGTCATCTCTGAGTCGCCTGAATGCTCGCCTGCACCGTGGACGCCACCGAGCACAGATCATCCACAGCGCCTCCTTCAGGGACACGGGAGAAGTCGGGAGAGGAGAAGATCTGCCCAGCAGTCCACTACGAACACGACCTCTGTCCAACCTGTTCGGGTGA
- the sowahca gene encoding ankyrin repeat domain-containing protein SOWAHC isoform X2 produces the protein MASQRAERAVLEFLMERGGRVQQMELMEHFRSISGQNDSSEEGVDSEILKRVVDTVGFVKVEDGVKFVCLNAEGHAEAVMRADTDDHGHAECNGNIQDTLDDYVNGNPDNGQQTGESSPPVSSLDNDKQSNDNERPEAPSQNNTTSTETPASGGGGEVKLRDRRRRESAPVIGTSDLDQAHPGGSHSQQIRGLRRVSKGSQRAMLTSCLSEDSGFEGLDAIGDINTPKGSRRNFIELMMSSSPQVRRSLINRGSRLRDSVKSDGDSASLLSSATDEDCASVTLDPLEHEWMLCASDGLWESLQPLLAVEPSLVVKRDFVTGFTCLHWAAKQGKAELLSQLLAFAKENAVPVNVNIRSSAGYTPLHLAAMHGHTQVVRVLLSDWEADPEARDYSGRRAIQYLPPPLAADLQEEGVVTSPGTESDSENANGGSGWGRGWRFPRVLQGNLNPLRLLNPPAEAAEDGNGAGKTKGGMQRKSSLSRLNARLHRGRHRAQIIHSASFRDTGEVGRGEDLPSSPLRTRPLSNLFG, from the exons ATGGCCTCTCAGCGCGCGGAGCGAGCCGTGTTGGAGTTCCTGATGGAGAGAGGAGGGAGGGTCCAACAGATGGAGCTGATGGAGCATTTCCGATCAATTTCGGGACAAAATGACTCATCGGAGGAAGGGGTGGACAGCGAGATACTAAAACGCGTCGTGGACACCGTGGGCTTCGTTAAAGTGGAGGACGGTGTGAAATTCGTGTGTTTAAACGCGGAGGGGCACGCGGAGGCAGTGATGCGCGCGGACACAGACGACCACGGTCACGCGGAGTGTAATGGGAACATCCAAGACACACTGGACGACTATGTCAACGGCAACCCTGACAACGGACAGCAAACAGGTGAG TCCAGTCCACCAGTCTCCAGCCTTGACAATGACAAACAGTCAAATGACAACGAGCGACCCGAAGCCCCCTCTCAGAATAATACGACCAGCACTGAGACTCCTGCATCTGGTGGAGGAGGGGAGGTGAAGCTAAGAGACAGGAGGAGGCGGGAGTCGGCCCCGGTGATCGGGACGTCTGACCTGGACCAGGCGCATCCAGGAGGGTCCCACAGCCAGCAGATTAGAGGCCTGCGTAGGGTGTCCAAAGGGTCCCAGCGGGCCATGCTGACCAGCTGCCTATCAGAGGACAGCGGTTTTGAGGGGTTGGATGCTATCGGGGATATTAACACCCCCAAAGGAAGTCGGAGGAACTTCATAGAGCTGATGATGAGTAGTTCTCCTCAG gTTAGGAGATCTCTTATTAACCGAGGCTCACGTCTCCGAGATTCCGTGAAGAGTGACGGTGACTCAGCATCTCTGCTCTCTTCAGCCACCGATGAGGACTGTGCCTCGGTGACCCTGGACCCACTGGAGCACGAGTGGATGCTGTGTGCGTCCGACGGCCTGTGGGAAAGTCTGCAGCCCCTGTTGGCCGTAGAACCCAGCTTAGTGGTCAAAAGAGACTTTGTGACGGGCTTTACCTGCCTCCACTGGGCTGCGAAGCAGGGCAAAGCTGAGCTGCTCTCCCAGCTGCTAGCCTTCGCCAAGGAGAACGCCGTACCCGTGAATGTAAATATCAGATCAAGTGCTGGATACACGCCACTGCACCTGGCAGCCATGCATGGACACACACAG gtggttCGCGTGTTGCTGTCAGACTGGGAGGCGGACCCCGAGGCTCGAGACTACAGCGGGAGGCGAGCCATCCAGTACCTCCCCCCACCGCTGGCCGCAGACCTACAGGAGGAGGGGGTGGTCACCTCACCTGGGACTGAGTCCGACAGTGAAAACGCAAACGGCGGAAGCGGCTGGGGGCGTGGCTGGCGTTTTCCCAGAGTTCTGCAGGGTAATCTGAACCCACTGCGGCTGCTGAACCCACCGGCCGAGGCGGCGGAGGATGGGAACGGGGCCGGGAAGACCAAAGGAGGGATGCAGAGGAAGTCATCTCTGAGTCGCCTGAATGCTCGCCTGCACCGTGGACGCCACCGAGCACAGATCATCCACAGCGCCTCCTTCAGGGACACGGGAGAAGTCGGGAGAGGAGAAGATCTGCCCAGCAGTCCACTACGAACACGACCTCTGTCCAACCTGTTCGGGTGA